The following proteins come from a genomic window of Populus alba chromosome 12, ASM523922v2, whole genome shotgun sequence:
- the LOC118044323 gene encoding putative 3,4-dihydroxy-2-butanone kinase, with protein MASQGKKLINDPNDVVTEFIEGLVETYPGLQYLDGFPEVKVVLRADHASAMLDKVAIISGGGSGHEPAHAGFVGEGMLSAAICGEVFASPQVDAILAGIRAVTGPMGCLLIVKNYTGDRLNFGLAAEQAKSEGYKVETVIVGDDCALPPPRGIAGRRGLAGTILVHKVAGAAADAGLSLDEVAAEAKRASEMVGTMGVALSVCTLPGQVTSDRLGPGKMELGLGIHGEPGAALADLQPVEVVVSHVLQQILSPETNYVPITRGNRVVLLVNGLGATPGMELMIAAGKAVPQLQLEHGLAVDRVYTGSFMTSLDMAGFSISIMKADEAFLQRLDAATKAPYWPVGVDGNRPPAKLPVPLPLSHSAKSDESLSRPQQLSDQGHLLEVAIEAAVNAIIDLRDNLNEWDGRVGDGDCGSTMYRGATAILEDMKKHYPLNDAAETVNEIGSSIRRVMGGTSGIIYTIFCKAACVQLKANTQSVVTSKQWAEALEASIAAVSKYGGASAGFRTLLDALIPASAVLQERLNAGDDPCTAFLLSSEAAVAGAESTKHMQAQAGRSTYISSDILATVPDPGAMAAAAWYSAAALAIKNNYQLHE; from the exons ATGGCTTCTCAAGGAAAGAAACTCATTAACGACCCCAACG ATGTAGTAACTGAGTTCATTGAAGGTCTTGTGGAAACCTACCCTGGATTACAGTACCTGGATGGCTTTCCggag GTTAAGGTTGTGTTACGTGCTGATCATGCGAGTGCTATGCTTGACAAAGTTGCGATTATATCAG GAGGAGGAAGTGGGCATGAACCTGCCCATGCTGGATTTGTCGGAGAAGGGATGCTAAGTGCTGCTATCTGTGGAGAAGTTTTTGCTTCCCCCCAAGTTGATGCAATTCTAGCT GGTATCCGAGCTGTAACTGGTCCGATGGGATGTCTTCTGATTGTCAAG AATTATACTGGTGATCGTCTAAATTTTGGTTTGGCTGCTGAGCAAGCAAAATCTGAAGGTTATAAAGTAGAG ACTGTGATTGTTGGAGATGATTGTGCTTTACCTCCACCTCGAGGCATAGCTGGACGAAGAGGGTTGGCGGGGACTATTCTTGTTCATAAG GTTGCTGGAGCTGCAGCTGATGCTGGCCTTTCTCTTGATGAAGTTGCTGCAGAAGCGAAACGTGCATCTGAAATGGTTGGAACAATGGGTGTTGCATTGTCAGTCTGTACACTGCCTGGTCAGGTTACATCAGATCGTTTGGGCCCAGGAAAGATGGAACTAGGTCTTGGAATT CATGGTGAACCTGGTGCTGCTTTAGCAGACCTTCAGCCCGTCGAAGTGGTGGTTTCTCATGTTCTTCAACAAATTCTATCGCCG GAGACTAACTATGTCCCAATTACTCGCGGCAATAGAGTGGTACTCTTGGTCAATGG aCTAGGCGCCACCCCTGGTATGGAGTTAATGATTGCAGCAGGAAAAGCAGTTCCTCAGTTGCAGCTTGAACATGGATTGGCTGTCGATAGAGTGTATACTGGATCTTTTATGACTTCCCTTGATATGGCAG GATTCTCAATTTCCATAATGAAGGCAGATGAAGCATTTTTGCAACGTTTGGATGCTGCGACCAAGGCTCCATACTGGCCTGTTGGAGTAGATG GTAATCGCCCACCTGCCAAGTTACCTGTTCCACTGCCACTGTCTCATTCAGCAAAGAGTGATGAG TCTTTAAGTCGGCCACAACAGCTTAGTGACCAAGGGCATCTTCTTGAGGTGGCTATTGAAGCAGCAGTGAATGCAATCATTGATCTTAGGGACAATTTAAATGAATGGGATGGCAGAGTAGGTGATGGTGACTGTGGATCAACT ATGTATAGGGGTGCAACAGCAATTCTAGAGGACATGAAGAAGCA TTATCCCTTGAATGATGCTGCAGAAACAGTGAACGAAATTGGATCATCTATCAGAAGAGTTATGGGAGGAACCAGTGGAATTAT ATATACCATTTTCTGCAAGGCAGCATGTGTGCAGTTGAAAGCAAACACCCAGTCAGTTGTCACATCGAAACAAT GGGCTGAAGCTCTTGAAGCTTCCATAGCTGCAGTCAGTAAATATGGCGGCGCTAGTGCTGGATTTCGCACATTGTTAGATGCCCTTATTCCAGCTTCAGCTGTTCTTCAGGAG AGGCTAAATGCCGGGGATGATCCTTGCACTGCTTTTCTTCTCTCATCTGAAGCAGCAGTGGCTGGAGCCGAATCAACCAAACACATGCAAGCACAG GCTGGTCGCTCAACATATATCTCCTCGGACATTCTTGCCACCGTGCCTGACCCTGGGGCCATGGCTGCAGCTGCATGGTATAGTGCAGCTGCCTTGGCTATCAAAAACAACTACCAGCTTCATGAGTAG
- the LOC118044322 gene encoding pentatricopeptide repeat-containing protein At5g16860 → MLFRHILLHHSRRFSSSAAITPPLITPTLLKQCNSVSQVNLIHQQTLVQGLITHFSTNLISTYIAISSPSHALSLLQNLTPSPSAVYFWNALIRYSIRPGLLNHSFGLFRNMWRLGWTPDNYTFPLVFKACGDLMCCRLGASIHGVVFSTGFESNVFVCNAIVAMYGRCGELDCARKLFDEMCERRVYDLVSWNSIVAVYVQRGDCKNALRLFDRMCKLGDIDMRPDVVSLVNVLPACASMGAWLHGKAVHGIAMRSGSFEDLFVGNALVDMYAKCGMVDEASKVFDRIKEKDVVSWNAMVNGYSQIGRFEDALGLFEKMREENTELNVVSWSAVIAGFAQRGLGCETLDVFREMQVCGSKPNEVTLVSLLSGCASVGALLHGKETHCYAIKCMLNFEGSDLEDDLMVINALIDMYAKCKSINVARTMFDSIEPKDKDVVSWTVMIGGYAQHGEANDALELFSWMLKQDGLVKPNCFTISCALIACARLAALRLGRQIHAYILRNHFDSAFLYVANCLIDMYAKSGDIDVARFVFDNLKQKNFVSWTSLMTGYGMHGRGKEALEVFDEMRRVGLQPDGVTLLVVLYACSHSGMIDQGIEFFNSMSKEFGVIPGQEHYACMVDLLGRAGRLNEAMELIEGMQMEPSSIVWVALLSGCRIHANVELGEHAAKQLLELNSENDGSYTLLSNIYANARRWKDVARVRSLMKNSGIRKRPGCSWVQGKKGTTTFYVADKTHPQSKQIYEILRGLTQRIKVLGYVPETSFALHDVDDEEKVDLLFEHSEKLALAYGILISAPGAPIRITKNLRVCGDCHNAITYISMIIDHEIILRDSSRFHHFKKGSCSCSGYW, encoded by the coding sequence ATGCTATTCCGCCACATACTCCTCCACCACAGCCGCCGTTTCTCCTCCTCTGCTGCAATAACTCCTCCCTTAATCACTCCTACACTCCTCAAACAATGCAATTCAGTTTCTCAGGTAAACCTTATCCACCAACAAACACTTGTCCAAGGCCTAATCACCCATTTCTCCACCAATCTCATTTCCACTTACATTGCTATCAGCTCTCCTTCCCATGCCCTCTCCCTCCTCCAAAACCTCACTCCCTCCCCTTCCGCTGTCTACTTCTGGAATGCACTGATTCGCTATTCCATCCGACCCGGGCTTTTGAACCATTCCTTTGGTCTTTTCCGTAACATGTGGAGACTGGGCTGGACTCCTGATAATTATACTTTTCCTTTGGTTTTTAAGGCTTGTGGGGATTTAATGTGCTGTAGACTTGGTGCTTCGATTCATGGTGTTGTTTTTTCAACCGGGTTTGAGTCTAATGTGTTTGTTTGTAATGCTATTGTGGCGATGTATGGAAGGTGTGGTGAATTGGACTGCGCGCGCAAACTGTTTGATGAAATGTGTGAGAGAAGGGTGTATGATTTGGTTTCGTGGAATTCGATTGTCGCTGTTTATGTGCAAAGAGGGGATTGTAAGAATGCGTTGAGGTTGTTTGATAGAATGTGTAAACTGGGTGATATTGATATGAGGCCTGATGTTGTTAGTCTTGTGAATGTGCTTCCTGCTTGCGCATCGATGGGTGCGTGGTTGCATGGTAAAGCAGTGCATGGTATTGCAATGAGGAGTGGGTCGTTTGAGGATTTGTTTGTGGGTAATGCTTTGGTGGATATGTATGCGAAGTGTGGAATGGTGGATGAGGCAAGCAAGGTTTTTGACAGGATTAAGGAGAAGGATGTGGTATCTTGGAATGCTATGGTTAATGGGTATTCACAGATTGGTAGGTTTGAGGATGCTCTTGGATTGTTTGAGAAGATGAGGGAGGAGAATACTGAGTTGAATGTTGTGTCTTGGAGTGCTGTTATTGCAGGATTTGCACAGAGAGGACTTGGGTGTGAAACTTTGGATGTGTTTCGGGAAATGCAAGTTTGTGGGTCGAAGCCAAATGAGGTTACCCTTGTGTCTCTTCTTTCTGGTTGTGCATCGGTTGGAGCATTGCTTCATGGGAAGGAGACTCATTGTTATGCCATAAAATGCATGTTGAACTTTGAGGGGAGTGATCTTGAGGATGATCTTATGGTGATTAATGCTTTAATTGACATGTATGCAAAGTGCAAAAGTATCAATGTGGCACGCACCATGTTTGATTCCATAGAACCAAAGGATAAGGATGTGGTGAGTTGGACTGTTATGATTGGTGGATATGCCCAGCATGGTGAAGCCAATGACGCATTAGAATTGTTTTCCTGGATGTTAAAACAGGATGGATTAGTAAAGCCGAATTGCTTCACCATATCTTGTGCCCTAATTGCATGTGCTCGTTTGGCTGCACTGAGGCTTGGTAGACAAATTCATGCTTACATATTACGCAATCATTTTGACTCCGCCTTTCTTTATGTGGCCAATTGTCTCATTGATATGTATGCAAAATCTGGAGATATTGATGTTGCTAGATTTGTGTTTGACAATTTGAAGCAGAAGAATTTTGTTTCATGGACATCCCTAATGACAGGTTATGGTATGCATGGCCGTGGTAAAGAAGCTCTTGAGGTTTTTGACGAGATGAGGAGAGTGGGCCTTCAGCCTGATGGTGTAACCTTGCTTGTTGTGCTCTATGCTTGCAGCCATTCAGGAATGATTGATCAGgggattgaattttttaacaGCATGAGCAAGGAATTTGGGGTTATTCCTGGTCAAGAACACTATGCTTGCATGGTTGACCTACTGGGTCGTGCTGGTCGCTTAAATGAAGCTATGGAGCTCATTGAAGGTATGCAAATGGAACCAAGCTCAATAGTGTGGGTGGCATTGCTTAGTGGCTGCAGGATCCATGCAAATGTGGAATTAGGGGAACATGCTGCAAAACAACTGTTGGAATTGAACTCAGAAAATGATGGATCTTATACACTTCTTTCAAACATATATGCCAATGCCAGGCGCTGGAAAGATGTGGCCAGGGTCAGATCTTTGATGAAAAATAGTGGAATTAGGAAGAGACCTGGCTGCAGTTGGGTCCAGGGAAAGAAAGGCACTACAACCTTCTATGTTGCAGACAAGACTCATCCACAGTCCAAGCAGATATATGAAATCCTGAGAGGCCTGACTCAACGTATTAAAGTCCTTGGATATGTTCCAGAGACCAGCTTTGCACTTCATGATGTGGATGATGAAGAGAAAGTTGACCTTCTTTTCGAACATAGTGAGAAGTTGGCCCTTGCCTATGGCATCTTAATATCAGCTCCAGGGGCACCCATCCGAATCACCAAGAACTTGCGTGTCTGTGGAGATTGCCACAATGCCATTACCTACATATCCATGATCATTGACCATGAAATCATATTGAGAGACTCAAGCCGCTTCCATCATTTCAAGAAAGGGTCTTGCTCCTGCAGCGGTTATTGGTGA